The Coffea eugenioides isolate CCC68of chromosome 8, Ceug_1.0, whole genome shotgun sequence genome has a segment encoding these proteins:
- the LOC113779912 gene encoding alpha-1,6-mannosyl-glycoprotein 2-beta-N-acetylglucosaminyltransferase, protein MAAHGKLRIKEAAFRRFLSVAVITLFGAFLIIFLHRYSPVSDSVIRDAYESAESLQVTFNYSPRTENVNLPKQNELSIRLQKRNELPPRNLNLYPKLAKDNIVIVLYVHNRPQYLKVVVDSLSRVEGISETLLIVSHDGYFEEINRIIEGIKFCQVKQIFAPYSPHIFENSFPGVSPNDCKDKDDPVKKKCEGTPDQYGNHRSPKIVSLKHHWWWMMNTVWDGLKETRQHLGHILFIEEDHFIYPNAYRNLQLLTELKPMKCPDCYAANLAPCDVKAKGEGWESLIAERMGNIGYAFNRTVWKKIHRKAKEFCAFDDYNWDITMWATVYPSFGAPVYSLRGPRTSAIHFGKCGLHQGQGEKQACVDHGFLNIQVENIDKVPNIKTDWGVHIYWKQAGYQAGFRGWGGWGDTRDRQLCLDFANMYDLSST, encoded by the coding sequence ATGGCCGCTCATGGGAAATTAAGAATCAAGGAAGCGGCTTTTCGCCGTTTCTTGTCTGTAGCTGTGATCACGTTGTTCGGAGCCTTTTTGATAATATTTCTTCATAGGTACAGCCCTGTTTCTGATTCTGTAATCAGGGATGCATATGAAAGTGCTGAGAGTTTGCAAGTGACTTTTAATTATAGTCCGAGAACAGAAAATGTGAATCTTCCTAAGCAGAATGAATTGTCAATTCGACTTCAGAAGCGAAATGAGTTACCTCCTAGGAACTTGAATTTATATCCTAAGCTAGCTAAGGATAATATAGTGATAGTTTTGTATGTTCATAACCGGCCCCAATATCTCAAAGTGGTTGTTGATAGCCTCTCAAGAGTAGAGGGGATCAGTGAGACTTTACTCATTGTTAGTCATGATGGATATTTTGAAGAGATAAATAGGATTATCGAAGGGATCAAGTTTTGTCAAGTGAAACAGATTTTTGCCCCTTATTCTCCTCACATCTTTGAGAATAGCTTCCCTGGTGTCTCCCCAAATGATTGTAAGGACAAAGATGATCCTGTTAAGAAGAAATGTGAAGGAACGCCTGATCAGTATGGAAACCACCGGTCCCCGAAGATTGTGTCATTGAAGCATCACTGGTGGTGGATGATGAACACTGTGTGGGATGGGTTAAAGGAGACTCGTCAGCATCTAGGCCATATTCTTTTCATAGAGGAAGACCATTTCATTTATCCTAATGCCTATCGTAATCTTCAGCTACTAACAGAGTTGAAGCCTATGAAATGTCCTGATTGTTATGCTGCGAATCTCGCGCCATGTGATGTGAAAGCAAAGGGAGAGGGTTGGGAAAGTCTGATTGCAGAGAGGATGGGCAACATTGGTTATGCATTCAATCGGACTGTATGGAAAAAAATACATAGGAAGGCAAAAGAGTTTTGTGCCTTTGATGATTATAATTGGGATATAACAATGTGGGCAACAGTTTACCCTTCATTTGGGGCTCCTGTTTACTCTTTACGAGGACCTCGGACTAGTGCTATTCACTTTGGAAAATGTGGTTTACATCAAGGTCAGGGTGAGAAACAGGCTTGCGTTGATCATGGCTTTTTGAATATTCAAGTGGAAAACATCGACAAAGTTCCCAACATTAAAACAGACTGGGGAGTACATATATATTGGAAACAAGCAGGGTATCAAGCTGGCTTTCGGGGCTGGGGAGGCTGGGGTGATACAAGGGACCGGCaattgtgtttggattttgCTAATATGTATGATTTGAGTAGCACTTGA